The proteins below are encoded in one region of Oreochromis niloticus isolate F11D_XX linkage group LG6, O_niloticus_UMD_NMBU, whole genome shotgun sequence:
- the hap1 gene encoding trafficking kinesin-binding protein 1 produces the protein MFLWKFSHSSQSDSDRTDKSLPSVSVRAQCPGCLCFLPEQLGWPQSPSGTPGSELTFTLNPPAPAKLSHPASTPLTSSPCSSLSPPFWPPQAHLDTQSAFSLNEGQGEAPGSLDVDPQPLHIASQGYLSDLGQRARHDVSTLTDLCSDLPELEIVSLLSEGQPNYTLRADSVFGYDNDDWLHTPLVPPEVVLGLTHDQIEETLKYFLLSSDRVGQVTKTYHDIKAVTHLLEEKERDLELAARIGQSLLKQNQELTARNEMLDEQLEIAKEEIAQLRHELSMRDDLLQFYASTEEIENAQSQSPMKRNESCSSLTNFIHYDFLQQKLKGLEEENRKLRLEATELSTETSIYEEQEQELMMVCVDELSSANRQVVDLSEELARKVEDCLRQQEEISSLLAQIVDLQARCKGLTHENEELNHQLNASRESQQKLKSELKDLQDKYSECKDMLHEAREDIKNLRNKSLPNSTVQRYTSLASVLPMDSLAAEIEGTFRKGLDTPAPSEYKNHPWRVFETVKVANKAVRQRSQCHSPGVPGSSPVSAPSSSNSTPRTSYYGSDNASLNLEDKPSSNPAQKEDSSVSGPKRLGQPGTPGGQDLEVALCRLSVRQQNHSSDRPFFDVERERKLRALAADSEEGEGSSGFLTPNYSLASSPAASTGTNYSNGSSRHSCGSSGGSRSYLPDRLQIVKPLEGSVTLHQWQQLAKPNLGGILHPRPGVLTKDFRELEVDIQHVYSLNDLEEDEPDLSQLSGAHGMVSSSGPNLPQTPPTHTITTCQVLQPSLIIPSFSTSLHSFGLPPSRDREHVSTSPVLQQDFGQGGRTTTTDLSTSSLGLLQLLQERGISASSHPHHNLHYSHSGKPSSSIISDKRGDFSSHREGRRNIFSWNLVEKLQSLGLHRVAAWGMRGPSGKDREAVRPPPKV, from the exons atgtttctgtggAAATTTTCCCACAGCAGCCAGAGTGACTCAGACAGGACGGATAAG TCATTACCTTCAGTCTCAGTCAGAGCCCAATGCCCTGGATGCCTGTGTTTTCTCCCTGAGCAACTGGGGTGGCCTCAGTCTCCAAGCGGGACACCTGGCTCTGAGTTGACCTTCACCCTGAACCCCCCAGCCCCAGCCAAGCTGTCCCACCCTGCCTCAACCCCCCTCACTTCTTCTCcttgttcttctctttctcctccCTTCTGGCCCCCACAGGCCCATCTGGACACCCAGTCAGCCTTCTCCCTCAATGAGGGGCAGGGGGAGGCGCCGGGGTCCCTGGACGTGGACCCTCAGCCTCTTCACATTGCTTCACAGGGGTACTTAAGTGACCTGGGACAACGAGCTCGCCATGATGTGTCTACTCTAACTG ACCTTTGTTCAGATCTGCCAGAGCTTGAGATAGTGAGCCTCCTATCAGAGGGTCAACCCAACTACACTCTTCGAGCAGACAGTGTGTTTGGATATGACAACGACGACTGGCTGCACACCCCTCTGGTGCCACCAGAGGTCGTACTGGGACTCACACATGACCAGATTGAGGAAACACTCAAATACTTCT TGCTGTCCTCAGACAGAGTTGGCCAGGTCACCAAGACATATCATGATATTAAGGCAGTCACCCACCTGCTGGAGGAG AAAGAGCGTGATCTGGAATTGGCAGCACGGATTGGCCAGTCCCTCCTGAAGCAAAACCAAGAATTAACAGCACGTAATGAAATGCTGGATGAACAGCTTGAAATTGCAAAGGAGGAG ATTGCTCAACTGCGCCATGAGCTCTCGATGCGAGATGACCTCCTTCAGTTCTATGCGAGCACTGAGGAGATTGAAAACGCTCAGTCGCAGTCACC AATGAAAAGGAATGAATCGTGCAGTTCACTCACCAACTTCATCCACTATGACTTCCTGCAGCAGAAACTGAAAGGTTTAGAGGAGGAGAACCGCAAGCTCAGATTAGAG GCTACTGAGCTCTCAACAGAGACGTCAATCTACGAGGAGCAAGAACAGGAGCTGATGATGGTGTGTGTGGATGAGCTCT CATCTGCCAATAGGCAGGTGGTTGACTTGTCGGAAGAGCTAGCGCGGAAAGTAGAGGATTGTCTcaggcagcaggaggaaatCAGCTCGCTGCTCGCTCAGATCGTTGACCTGCAGGCGCGCTGCAAAGGG CTCACCCATGAGAACGAGGAGTTAAACCACCAGTTGAATGCCTCCCGTGAGAGCCAGCAAAAACTGAAATCTGAG CTCAAGGACTTGCAGGACAAGTACTCAGAGTGTAAGGACATGCTCCACGAAGCCCGAGAGGACATTAAAAATCTTCGAAACAAGAGCCTGCCGAACAGCACCGTGCAGCGGTACACTTCATTGGCCTCAGTCCTCCCCATGGACTCTCTGGCAGCAGAGATTGAAGGCACTTTCCGCAAAGGCCTAGACACCCCTGCTCCCTCAGAATACAA GAACCACCCCTGGCGTGTTTTTGAAACCGTGAAAGTGGCGAACAAGGCTGTAAGGCAGCGGTCTCAATGCCACTCACCAGGTGTGCCAGGCTCCAGCCCGGTGTCTGCACCTTCCAGCTCTAACAGCACCCCCCGGACCAGCTACTATGGGTCTGATAATGCCAGCCTTAACTTGGAAGACAAGCCAAGCTCCAATCCTGCTCAGAAAGAAGACAGCAG cGTTAGTGGGCCAAAACGTTTAGGTCAACCAGGCACACCAGGAGGCCAGGATCTCGAAGTTGCCTTGTGCAGACTCTCAGTCCGCCAGCAGAACCACTCTTCTGACCGACCTTTCTTCGATGTGGAACGCGAACGTAAACTCCGTGCCTTGGCAGCAGACAGTGAGGAAGGCGAGGGCTCTAGTGGCTTCCTGACGCCAAATTACAGCCTGGCCTCCAGCCCAGCAGCTTCAACAGGCACCAACTACTCCAACGGTAGCTCACGGCACTCCTGTGGCTCCTCGGGAGGATCCAGGTCCTACCTACCTGACCGTTTGCAGATTGTCAAACCTCTGGAAG GCTCAGTGACTCTGCACCAGTGGCAGCAGCTGGCCAAACCAAACCTGGGAGGTATCCTGCATCCACGCCCGGGAGTCCTAACTAAAGACTTCAGGGAGCTCGAGGTCGACATACAGCACGTCTACAGCTTGAACGACCTAGAGGAGGATGAGCCAGACCTGTCACAGCTCTCTGGCGCTCACGGCATGG TCTCTTCATCGGGTCCCAACCTCCCTCAGACCCCTCCCACACATACCATCACCACCTGCCAAGTCCTCCAACCCTCCCTAATCATCCCCTCCTTCTCCACTAG ccTTCACTCTTTCGGCCTGCCACCTTCTCGGGACCGTGAGCACGTGAGCACTTCACCGGTCTTGCAGCAGGACTTTGGCCAGGGAGGCCGGACAACCACCACAGATCTTAGCACTTCATCACTGGGACTCCTGCAACTGCTGCAAGAGCGCGGCATCTCAGCCTCCAGTCATCCCCACCACAACCTGCACTATAGCCACAGTGGAAAACCTTCATCTTCTATCATATCAGACAAAAGAGGAGACTtttcctcacacagagagggaCGAAGGAACATTTTTAGCTGGAACTTGGTGGAGAAGCTTCAGAGTCTCGGGTTGCACAGAGTGGCAGCCTGGGGGATGAGGGGCCCCAGTGGCAAAGACAGGGAAGCAGTCAGACCTCCTCCGAAAGTGTGA
- the LOC100707744 gene encoding gastrin/cholecystokinin-like peptide — protein MSGKVFVVFALLVALLVSGAASSPETGETEKTNVLKQLLAKHEMAKDSAGRQRQAPRTHSARVERRAHLSHDEREIMTKQIMQAISELMNSECMTDRDYQGWVDFGRRDTE, from the exons ATGTCAGGAAAAGTTTTCGTGGTATTTGCACTGCTGGTTGCACTGCTTGTGTCTGGAGCAGCTTCCTCACCTGAAACCGGAGAAACTGAGAAGACAAATGTTCTCAAGCAGCTTCTAGCCAAACATGAGATGGCGAAAGACTCGGCTGGAAGACAGAGGCAAGCACCCCGCACTCACTCTGCACGGGTGGAACGACGGGCGCACCTTTCACATGATGAACGCGAGATAATGACCAAACAAATAATGCAAGCAATTTCAG AGCTGATGAACTCCGAGTGCATGACGGATCGGGACTACCAGGGCTGGGTGGATTTTGGCCGCCGGGACACAGAATGA